A genomic region of Mycobacterium senriense contains the following coding sequences:
- a CDS encoding emopamil-binding protein, protein MESPELARPFAPHRQRAYIGLLSVVGVVFIFMTIAEATRLLPPTLTVDVAANLIFGIPVLLLPLILFWKARGEQQSRLQLASELTLIYIPLTAGSQLTYELPFLLGHPFNLWTLTTDPGWRWLWWQYGLADTRYRSNDPWIFGLEFAAVLVGVVLTISWLRLLRKGLPDESRIKSLWLVFFGITVLLTGTVVYYVTEIRAGFNDIGQGAYGLWFKLVGENVPYMILPVFVLYAVYLQVDYLTRRAGATARTAASVSTGTDSAASVPA, encoded by the coding sequence ATGGAATCACCGGAGCTTGCCCGCCCCTTTGCGCCGCACCGCCAACGTGCCTACATCGGTCTCCTTTCCGTCGTTGGGGTCGTCTTCATCTTCATGACCATCGCCGAGGCCACCAGGCTGCTGCCTCCGACGCTGACCGTGGATGTGGCGGCGAACCTGATCTTCGGCATCCCCGTATTGCTGCTGCCGCTCATCTTGTTCTGGAAGGCACGAGGTGAGCAGCAATCGCGTTTACAGCTAGCGTCGGAACTGACGCTGATCTACATACCTTTGACGGCAGGTAGCCAGCTGACATATGAGTTGCCGTTTCTGCTCGGCCACCCGTTCAACCTGTGGACTCTCACGACCGACCCCGGCTGGCGGTGGCTGTGGTGGCAATACGGCTTGGCCGACACCCGCTACCGCAGCAACGATCCCTGGATCTTCGGATTGGAATTCGCCGCGGTGCTCGTCGGCGTCGTGCTCACGATCTCGTGGTTGCGCCTGTTGCGCAAGGGTTTACCCGACGAGTCGCGGATCAAGAGTCTGTGGTTGGTGTTCTTCGGCATCACGGTCCTGCTCACCGGAACCGTCGTGTACTACGTCACCGAGATCCGGGCGGGCTTCAACGACATCGGTCAGGGAGCTTACGGCCTGTGGTTCAAGCTGGTCGGCGAGAACGTCCCCTACATGATCCTGCCGGTATTCGTGCTCTATGCCGTGTACCTTCAGGTCGATTACCTGACCAGACGCGCCGGAGCGACGGCACGCACGGCCGCATCTGTCAGCACCGGAACCGATTCCGCGGCATCCGTGCCCGCGTGA